A DNA window from Deltaproteobacteria bacterium contains the following coding sequences:
- a CDS encoding HAMP domain-containing histidine kinase, with protein sequence SIIGYAEMLLDGLAGDLNQDQGKYVSTVLEKGESLLGLIGQVLDLSRIESGNVVLKREVSDPREIIERSVSDVLPQSKKRDLDIALEIDESVLPVNVDKDKVRRVVTNLLGNAVKFSKQGSTIVVRARSCELEDAAQPFDVFEPERNRALEISVTDEGMGIAKDALERIFDSFYQVDNTSTREFGGTGLGLAIVRNFMRAHAGDVEVRSEVGVGTTFTIRLPYNQEEAGTVAGA encoded by the coding sequence GAGTATTATCGGTTACGCCGAAATGCTACTTGATGGCCTCGCTGGAGATCTCAATCAAGACCAAGGCAAGTATGTTTCAACTGTTTTGGAAAAAGGCGAGAGCTTATTAGGGCTGATTGGCCAAGTTTTAGATTTATCGCGGATTGAGTCAGGAAATGTGGTTCTCAAGCGCGAGGTCAGCGATCCGCGGGAGATCATTGAGCGCAGTGTTTCTGATGTATTGCCGCAATCTAAAAAACGCGATTTGGATATTGCGCTGGAAATCGATGAATCAGTCTTGCCGGTTAATGTGGATAAAGACAAAGTCCGCCGTGTGGTAACAAATCTCTTGGGCAATGCTGTTAAATTTTCAAAGCAAGGCAGTACCATTGTGGTTCGCGCGCGCTCCTGTGAATTGGAGGATGCAGCCCAACCTTTTGACGTCTTTGAGCCCGAGCGAAATAGAGCCTTAGAGATATCCGTGACGGATGAAGGCATGGGTATCGCGAAAGATGCATTAGAGAGAATCTTTGATTCATTTTACCAAGTAGACAATACCTCAACGCGTGAATTTGGCGGAACCGGATTGGGCTTGGCGATTGTTCGCAACTTTATGCGCGCTCACGCAGGTGATGTGGAAGTGAGAAGTGAAGTTGGAGTGGGAACTACATTTACCATTCGCCTACCTTACAATCAGGAAGAGGCCGGCACTGTGGCCGGCGCATAA